In the genome of Desulfofarcimen acetoxidans DSM 771, one region contains:
- the purD gene encoding phosphoribosylamine--glycine ligase, whose protein sequence is MKVLVVGGGGREHALVWKLRQSPRIKEIFCAPGNAGIAGDAVCVDIKAEDIQGLLAFARKEKIDLTVVGPEAPLTEGIVDVFREAGLKIFGPSARAAAIEGSKVLAKEIMFKYGIPTAKYGSFTDPAAAYAYLKEVGVPCVVKADGLAAGKGVIVAFEMAEAEAAVRQILEDKAFGQAGENIIIEEFLQGEEVSVLAFTDGLTVVPMLPAQDHKQIFDGDVGPNTGGMGAYAPAPVCTPEICRQAVEEVLKPMVRAMSEEGRDYEGVLYAGLMVTAGGVKVLEFNARFGDPEAQPVLMLLETDLVEIIEAILERRLDQTEVKWKNNAAVCVVLASGGYPGSYEKGRKISGLTGLTAADAVVFHAGTALKDGHIVASGGRVLGVAAQAPDIAGAIARAYNMIEKISFEGMQYRRDIGRKALVKSGK, encoded by the coding sequence ATGAAAGTTTTAGTTGTTGGCGGTGGAGGCCGTGAGCATGCCCTAGTCTGGAAACTTCGCCAGAGCCCTCGTATTAAGGAGATATTCTGTGCTCCGGGCAATGCCGGGATTGCCGGTGACGCTGTATGTGTGGATATTAAAGCCGAGGATATTCAGGGTCTTTTGGCTTTTGCCCGTAAAGAAAAGATCGATCTGACCGTGGTCGGCCCGGAAGCCCCTCTTACAGAGGGTATCGTGGATGTGTTCCGGGAAGCAGGCTTGAAGATTTTCGGGCCTTCCGCGCGTGCTGCGGCTATTGAAGGCAGCAAGGTACTGGCCAAAGAAATCATGTTTAAATACGGTATTCCAACCGCCAAATACGGTTCTTTTACCGATCCGGCTGCGGCTTATGCTTATCTTAAAGAAGTCGGTGTTCCCTGTGTCGTCAAGGCTGACGGTCTGGCTGCCGGAAAAGGCGTTATTGTAGCCTTTGAAATGGCAGAGGCTGAAGCTGCGGTCAGGCAGATTTTGGAGGACAAAGCCTTCGGACAGGCCGGGGAGAATATTATAATTGAAGAGTTTTTGCAGGGTGAAGAAGTCAGTGTGTTGGCCTTTACTGATGGCCTAACAGTAGTTCCCATGCTGCCTGCCCAGGATCACAAGCAGATTTTTGACGGCGATGTCGGGCCGAATACCGGCGGTATGGGTGCTTATGCTCCAGCTCCCGTTTGCACTCCTGAAATTTGCCGCCAGGCTGTGGAAGAAGTACTTAAGCCGATGGTGCGGGCTATGTCTGAAGAAGGCCGTGATTACGAGGGTGTGCTGTATGCAGGTTTAATGGTGACTGCCGGCGGGGTAAAAGTATTGGAATTTAACGCACGTTTCGGCGACCCGGAGGCCCAGCCGGTGCTGATGCTGCTGGAAACGGATTTAGTGGAAATAATCGAAGCTATTCTTGAGCGCAGGCTGGACCAAACAGAGGTTAAGTGGAAGAACAATGCCGCGGTTTGCGTAGTACTGGCTTCCGGCGGTTATCCCGGCAGTTATGAGAAGGGCAGGAAAATCAGCGGCCTTACTGGGTTAACCGCTGCCGATGCTGTTGTGTTTCATGCCGGTACAGCCCTTAAGGATGGGCATATTGTTGCCTCTGGCGGCAGGGTGCTGGGAGTTGCGGCTCAGGCCCCGGATATAGCAGGTGCTATTGCCCGTGCCTACAATATGATTGAAAAAATAAGTTTTGAAGGAATGCAGTATCGCCGGGATATCGGGCGCAAGGCTTTAGTTAAATCAGGGAAATGA
- a CDS encoding GGDEF domain-containing protein, which produces MLFKEFIVKHISYILAFISLLSGVGICCIVKYEDNFIYLVFLFIFFQTIAGLVLGRIINNLYKQAYVDFLTGLYNKNYFNKKLTNELKKTQNSNSVLSLLIIDIDNFKGINDNYGHVMGDKVISALTNVLRQNLRGVDILSRWGGEEFTVILPETNTEGAAASAERLRNIIEDTNLFCGKVTVSIGVASTNGHIDKDILVAQADKALYKAKEKRNTVVSLGYTGGNLRLIEGLLAI; this is translated from the coding sequence ATGTTATTTAAGGAATTCATTGTTAAGCATATATCCTACATTCTTGCTTTTATCAGTTTGCTTTCGGGTGTAGGTATTTGTTGCATAGTAAAATATGAAGATAATTTTATCTATCTGGTGTTTTTATTCATATTTTTTCAAACAATTGCCGGATTGGTATTGGGCAGAATTATTAATAATTTATATAAGCAAGCCTACGTGGATTTTTTAACCGGTCTATATAACAAAAACTATTTCAATAAAAAACTAACCAATGAACTTAAGAAGACCCAAAACTCGAATTCTGTTTTATCTCTTCTAATTATAGATATTGATAACTTTAAAGGGATTAACGACAACTACGGTCATGTAATGGGTGATAAGGTCATCAGTGCTTTAACCAATGTCCTTCGCCAGAACTTAAGAGGTGTGGATATACTATCTAGATGGGGTGGCGAGGAATTTACAGTTATTCTTCCTGAAACCAATACAGAAGGAGCTGCAGCATCAGCCGAGAGATTAAGAAACATTATTGAGGATACCAACCTGTTTTGCGGCAAAGTCACTGTCAGTATAGGTGTTGCATCTACTAATGGACATATTGATAAAGATATTTTAGTAGCTCAGGCTGACAAAGCCTTATATAAAGCCAAAGAGAAAAGAAACACTGTTGTAAGCCTGGGTTATACAGGAGGCAACCTGAGGTTGATTGAGGGTTTACTGGCAATATAA
- the purM gene encoding phosphoribosylformylglycinamidine cyclo-ligase, translating to MDNKQEGLTYAGAGVDISAGNRSVKLIKESVRSTFRPGVLTDIGGFGGLFALDKARYQEPVLVSGTDGVGTKLRVAMLLDKHDTIGIDAVAMCANDILVQGAEPLFFLDYLAVGKLVPEKVSEIVGGVAEGCLRAGCALIGGETAEMPGFYAPGEYDIAGFVVGVVDKHKIIDGKQIKPGDKLIGLSSSGLHSNGYSLARKALWETAGYKVDRYLPELGRTVGEEMLEPTRIYVKQVLPLLNKYNIKGLAHITGGGLTENVPRILPPGTGAVLERNWPVPAVFNLIQSVGKIADAEMLRTFNMGIGLVLVVSEGEVELVMSELSAMGERAYLIGEVKAGDGVVEYI from the coding sequence ATGGATAATAAGCAGGAAGGTTTAACCTATGCCGGGGCCGGAGTAGATATAAGCGCCGGCAACAGATCGGTAAAGCTTATTAAAGAGTCGGTGCGCAGTACCTTTCGTCCCGGAGTGCTGACTGATATCGGGGGTTTTGGTGGGTTGTTTGCCCTGGATAAAGCCAGGTATCAAGAACCGGTACTGGTTTCAGGCACCGATGGAGTAGGAACGAAGTTAAGGGTGGCCATGCTGCTGGACAAGCATGATACCATAGGTATTGATGCGGTGGCCATGTGCGCTAACGATATTCTGGTGCAGGGAGCCGAGCCGCTGTTTTTTCTGGATTATTTAGCGGTGGGCAAGCTGGTTCCGGAAAAGGTGTCGGAAATTGTAGGCGGGGTGGCCGAGGGCTGTCTTCGGGCCGGCTGCGCTTTAATCGGAGGCGAGACGGCGGAGATGCCGGGCTTTTACGCTCCCGGTGAGTATGACATCGCCGGTTTTGTTGTAGGTGTGGTTGACAAACATAAAATTATAGACGGCAAACAGATTAAGCCGGGAGATAAGTTGATCGGCCTGTCCTCCTCCGGTCTGCACAGCAACGGCTATTCACTAGCCCGCAAAGCCTTGTGGGAAACTGCCGGTTACAAAGTTGACCGGTATCTGCCGGAGCTTGGCCGTACTGTGGGGGAAGAGATGCTGGAACCGACCCGCATCTATGTTAAACAGGTACTGCCATTACTGAATAAGTATAATATAAAGGGACTGGCTCATATAACCGGCGGCGGGTTGACAGAAAATGTCCCCCGTATACTGCCGCCCGGCACGGGCGCGGTGCTGGAGAGGAACTGGCCGGTTCCCGCCGTGTTTAATCTGATCCAGTCAGTGGGTAAAATAGCTGATGCGGAAATGCTGCGCACCTTCAATATGGGTATTGGCCTGGTGCTGGTCGTTTCCGAAGGTGAAGTTGAATTGGTAATGTCTGAACTGTCAGCCATGGGGGAAAGGGCTTACTTAATTGGTGAGGTAAAAGCCGGAGACGGTGTTGTGGAATATATATAA
- the purH gene encoding bifunctional phosphoribosylaminoimidazolecarboxamide formyltransferase/IMP cyclohydrolase — MKIKRALISVSNKEGVVEFARGLVNLGVEIISTGGTAKTIREAGLPVTYVSDVTGFPEILDGRVKTLHPKVHGGILALRTEEHLAQLDKQQIETIDLVAVNLYPFRETIAKPGVTFEEAIENIDIGGPAMVRAAAKNHKYVLTVVNPYRYEEVLTALQTGQVSEDLRCLLALEAFAHTSSYDSAITAYLQKLSCGNELFRQNMTVSAELVQVLRYGENPHQRAAFYRDMLSSGPCVANAIQLHGKSLSYNNILDTNSALELVREFKQPAAVIIKHNNPCGAACDDELAEAYKKAFACDPVSAFGGIAAFNRTVDAAAAAAMSEVFLEVVIAPGFSREAMDILTKKEALRLLEVGPLDTQTNDLKEVRQVNGGFLMQDADRQVFNQEELRTVTSRQVSDEQMAELTFAMTIVKHVKSNAIVLTKDRQLVGIGAGQMNRVGSARIAIEQAGEKASGAVMASDAFFPFRDTLDEAANAGVTAIIQPGGSNRDEESIAAANEHGMAMVFTGMRHFKH; from the coding sequence ATGAAAATAAAAAGAGCCTTAATCAGCGTTTCCAATAAAGAGGGAGTTGTAGAATTCGCTCGCGGCTTGGTAAACCTGGGTGTAGAGATTATTTCCACCGGTGGTACGGCTAAAACCATCAGAGAAGCCGGCTTACCGGTTACTTATGTTTCAGACGTAACCGGTTTTCCCGAAATACTGGATGGCCGGGTAAAAACCCTGCATCCTAAAGTGCACGGCGGCATACTGGCTTTACGCACGGAGGAGCACCTGGCCCAGTTGGATAAACAGCAAATTGAGACGATCGACCTGGTAGCGGTAAACTTATATCCCTTTCGGGAAACTATAGCTAAACCGGGAGTGACTTTTGAGGAGGCTATTGAGAATATAGATATCGGGGGCCCGGCCATGGTGCGGGCAGCGGCTAAAAATCATAAATATGTTTTGACAGTGGTAAACCCTTATCGCTATGAGGAAGTTCTGACAGCTTTGCAAACCGGGCAGGTAAGCGAGGATCTACGCTGTCTGCTGGCCCTGGAAGCTTTTGCTCATACCTCATCCTATGATTCTGCCATCACCGCCTATTTGCAGAAGCTTTCCTGCGGTAATGAATTATTTCGCCAGAATATGACTGTTTCGGCTGAACTGGTACAGGTGCTTCGTTACGGTGAAAACCCGCACCAGAGGGCCGCTTTTTACCGTGATATGCTGAGCAGTGGGCCTTGTGTGGCTAATGCCATACAACTGCACGGCAAGTCCTTATCCTATAACAACATCTTGGATACCAATTCCGCGCTGGAATTGGTGCGTGAATTCAAGCAACCTGCCGCTGTGATTATTAAGCATAATAATCCCTGCGGTGCTGCTTGTGACGATGAATTGGCAGAAGCCTATAAGAAGGCTTTCGCCTGTGATCCTGTATCTGCTTTCGGCGGTATTGCCGCTTTTAACCGGACAGTTGATGCGGCTGCGGCTGCGGCTATGAGCGAGGTATTCCTGGAAGTGGTTATCGCACCCGGCTTTTCCCGGGAGGCAATGGATATCCTGACTAAGAAGGAAGCGCTGCGTCTTTTGGAAGTGGGACCCTTGGACACCCAGACCAATGACCTGAAAGAGGTGCGCCAGGTTAACGGAGGGTTCTTGATGCAGGATGCGGACAGGCAGGTGTTTAACCAGGAAGAGCTTAGGACTGTAACCAGCCGGCAGGTTTCTGACGAGCAAATGGCTGAATTGACTTTTGCCATGACTATAGTTAAGCATGTTAAATCCAATGCTATAGTTTTAACCAAAGACCGGCAGTTGGTCGGTATCGGTGCCGGGCAGATGAATAGGGTAGGTTCTGCCAGGATAGCCATAGAGCAGGCAGGTGAAAAAGCCAGCGGCGCTGTAATGGCTTCCGATGCTTTCTTCCCGTTTAGAGATACTCTGGATGAGGCGGCTAACGCCGGTGTGACAGCCATTATTCAGCCGGGCGGTTCAAACCGTGATGAGGAATCCATAGCAGCGGCCAATGAGCACGGCATGGCCATGGTTTTTACCGGCATGAGGCATTTTAAACACTAG
- the purE gene encoding 5-(carboxyamino)imidazole ribonucleotide mutase produces MSQPMVGIVMGSDSDLPVMKACADMLDKFGIAYEVIISSAHRVPEKTAAYAASAESRGLAVIVAGAGGAAHLPGVIAALTPLPVIGVPIKSGALEGVDALYAIVQMPAGIPVATVAINGAQNAGILAAQIIGTGDAGVRARVKAYKEDLSRHVESKNKRLSEIGIEEYLKEKTGR; encoded by the coding sequence ATGTCTCAACCAATGGTTGGCATTGTCATGGGCAGTGATTCCGATCTGCCGGTTATGAAGGCTTGTGCTGATATGTTGGATAAATTCGGCATAGCTTATGAAGTAATTATTTCTTCCGCTCACCGTGTTCCTGAAAAAACTGCCGCTTATGCGGCTTCTGCCGAATCAAGGGGCCTGGCGGTTATTGTCGCAGGTGCCGGTGGGGCCGCTCACCTGCCCGGTGTAATTGCCGCGCTGACACCCCTGCCGGTAATTGGTGTGCCTATAAAAAGCGGTGCTCTGGAAGGTGTGGATGCTCTCTATGCCATAGTGCAAATGCCGGCTGGTATTCCGGTGGCTACGGTTGCTATTAACGGTGCGCAAAATGCCGGCATTCTGGCTGCTCAAATTATCGGGACCGGTGATGCCGGTGTAAGAGCCAGAGTGAAAGCGTATAAAGAGGATTTGTCCAGACATGTGGAGAGCAAGAATAAGCGGTTGTCGGAGATTGGAATAGAGGAGTACCTGAAGGAGAAAACAGGAAGATAG
- a CDS encoding NCS2 family permease yields MLERIFKLRQYHTDVRTEVIAGTTTFMTMAYILFLNPNILSATGMNKDAVFFATAVAAGIVTIAMGLIVNFPIALAPGMGLNAYFAAVAAQGVGIPWQTALGAVFISGLIFIILTVTKIRQLLVEAVPNSLKRAIIVGIGLFITILGIKMSEIMVVKAGPVIPPTLEGLQKSGGVATLKFFEWNIFMGSFANPATLLALIGLVITGILMARKVKGSLLLGILAATLIGIPLGVTVVPPNFSPFSLPDFSHLAVGKMDIKGALNMGLLTAVFTFTFVELFDTFGTLIGTAGKAGLLDEKGRSPRIGRAMLVDAFGVSFGALMGTSTVTAYIESTAGIGEGGRTGLTAVTTGALFLLALVLAPIAGLIPSAATAPVLIIVGLLMCSAVAGIDFDNISDGLPAFLTMVIMPFTYSIANGIAAGIIFYTVLKVATGRIKEVHWLMYILFFLVIARYLFLAGE; encoded by the coding sequence GTGCTGGAAAGGATTTTTAAGCTAAGGCAGTATCATACCGACGTGAGAACTGAGGTGATCGCCGGTACTACTACTTTTATGACTATGGCCTACATATTGTTTTTAAATCCTAATATTTTGTCCGCAACCGGTATGAATAAGGATGCAGTATTTTTTGCCACAGCAGTTGCTGCCGGGATAGTGACTATTGCCATGGGTTTAATTGTTAACTTTCCTATTGCTCTGGCTCCGGGCATGGGTTTAAATGCCTATTTTGCCGCAGTTGCTGCTCAAGGAGTCGGTATTCCCTGGCAGACGGCGCTGGGTGCTGTTTTTATTTCCGGTCTTATTTTTATTATTCTTACTGTTACTAAAATACGCCAATTGCTGGTGGAAGCTGTGCCCAATTCCTTAAAAAGGGCGATTATTGTTGGTATCGGTTTGTTTATTACTATTTTAGGCATCAAGATGTCAGAGATTATGGTTGTTAAAGCCGGTCCCGTTATTCCTCCCACTCTTGAAGGACTGCAGAAATCAGGTGGTGTTGCCACCCTAAAGTTTTTTGAGTGGAACATATTCATGGGCAGTTTTGCCAACCCGGCTACTTTACTGGCTCTGATCGGGCTGGTGATAACAGGCATATTGATGGCCAGGAAGGTTAAGGGTTCTTTGCTGCTGGGGATTCTGGCTGCCACTTTAATAGGTATTCCCCTGGGTGTTACGGTAGTGCCGCCCAATTTCAGCCCTTTTTCTCTGCCTGATTTCAGCCATCTGGCTGTAGGCAAAATGGATATAAAAGGCGCTTTGAATATGGGGCTCTTGACCGCTGTTTTCACCTTTACTTTTGTTGAGTTATTCGATACCTTCGGCACCCTTATAGGTACTGCCGGTAAGGCCGGTTTGCTGGATGAAAAAGGACGATCCCCTCGCATTGGCCGGGCCATGCTGGTAGATGCTTTTGGCGTTTCTTTCGGAGCTTTAATGGGAACCAGTACAGTTACCGCTTATATTGAAAGTACTGCCGGTATCGGAGAAGGCGGGCGCACAGGTTTGACAGCAGTTACCACAGGCGCTCTTTTCCTTTTGGCTTTGGTACTGGCCCCGATTGCCGGGTTAATACCCAGTGCGGCTACTGCTCCGGTATTGATTATTGTGGGCTTGTTAATGTGTTCAGCTGTTGCCGGAATAGATTTTGACAATATTTCTGACGGGCTGCCTGCTTTTTTGACTATGGTTATTATGCCTTTTACTTACAGTATAGCCAATGGTATTGCCGCAGGCATTATATTCTACACTGTATTAAAGGTAGCTACAGGCAGGATTAAAGAGGTACACTGGCTAATGTATATATTGTTCTTCCTGGTTATCGCACGCTATCTGTTTTTAGCCGGTGAATAA
- the purB gene encoding adenylosuccinate lyase, with amino-acid sequence MIERYTLPEMKRIWSQENKFRKWLDVEIYACEALNEMGQIPDAALKEIKEKADFNVDRVLEIEEITNHDVIAFLTCVGEYVGDSSKYIHMGLTSSDVVDTAQAVQIKESGEQILGRLIKLYEVLLEKAKEHRNTLMIGRTHGIHAEPITFGLKMLLWAAETERNIDRMKAAVATVSVGKISGAVGTYANIDPRVEAHVCKRLGLDRAKVSTQVIQRDRHAEFMSTLAVIASSLDKFATEIRSLQRTDILEAEEFFKKGQKGSSAMPHKRNPIVTERICGMARLVRGNALAAMENVALWHERDISHSSVERVIIPDSTTAVDYMLFKFINIMENLLVYPENMKRNVERTHGLIFSQRVMLAMVDKGLSRERSYELVQRNAMPSWSTGEPFQELLFKDEEVMNVLSKEEITELFDYSFHLQYIDEIYSRFGL; translated from the coding sequence ATGATCGAACGTTATACTTTACCCGAAATGAAACGGATCTGGTCACAGGAAAATAAATTCAGAAAATGGCTGGATGTTGAGATTTATGCCTGTGAGGCTTTGAATGAAATGGGCCAGATCCCGGATGCCGCTTTAAAGGAGATTAAAGAAAAGGCTGACTTCAATGTTGACAGGGTGTTGGAGATAGAGGAGATTACTAATCACGATGTGATCGCTTTTTTAACCTGCGTAGGTGAGTATGTTGGTGATTCCTCCAAATATATTCACATGGGACTGACTTCCTCCGACGTTGTGGATACAGCACAGGCAGTGCAGATTAAAGAATCCGGAGAGCAAATATTAGGCCGTTTAATAAAGCTCTATGAAGTGCTGCTGGAGAAAGCCAAAGAGCATCGCAATACTCTGATGATAGGGCGCACGCACGGCATTCATGCTGAGCCGATTACCTTTGGCCTGAAAATGCTGCTGTGGGCAGCTGAGACAGAGCGCAACATAGATCGTATGAAAGCTGCTGTTGCCACCGTCAGTGTCGGCAAGATTTCCGGCGCTGTAGGTACTTATGCTAATATTGACCCCAGAGTGGAAGCCCATGTCTGCAAAAGGCTTGGTTTGGACAGGGCTAAAGTTTCTACGCAGGTTATCCAGCGTGACCGCCACGCGGAATTTATGAGCACTCTGGCTGTTATCGCCAGTTCTTTGGACAAGTTTGCCACTGAGATACGCAGCCTGCAGCGCACTGATATTCTGGAAGCGGAGGAATTCTTTAAAAAAGGCCAGAAGGGTTCTTCAGCTATGCCGCACAAGAGAAACCCCATTGTTACCGAGAGGATTTGCGGCATGGCCCGCCTTGTCAGAGGCAATGCTCTGGCAGCCATGGAGAATGTGGCCTTGTGGCATGAGCGGGATATTTCTCATTCTTCAGTGGAAAGAGTGATTATTCCAGACAGCACCACGGCAGTTGATTATATGTTGTTTAAATTCATTAATATTATGGAGAACCTCCTGGTTTACCCGGAGAATATGAAACGCAATGTCGAGCGCACACACGGTTTAATCTTTTCCCAGCGTGTAATGCTGGCAATGGTGGATAAGGGTTTAAGCCGTGAGAGGTCTTACGAGCTGGTGCAGCGAAATGCTATGCCGTCCTGGAGTACCGGAGAGCCCTTTCAGGAGCTTTTGTTTAAAGATGAAGAAGTCATGAACGTGCTGAGCAAGGAAGAAATTACCGAACTATTTGACTATAGTTTTCACCTTCAATATATTGATGAAATATACAGCCGATTTGGTCTGTAG
- the purC gene encoding phosphoribosylaminoimidazolesuccinocarboxamide synthase yields MQKLQMLYEGKAKRVYKTDHPECFWVEFKDDATAFNGAKKGTIDNKGVLNTQISAYFFNLLAEKGIPSHFVSLQGDRDMIVKALKILMVEVVVRNIAAGSLSKRVGLPEGTLLDFPIVEFYYKNDSLNDPLINDDHARVLKLATPEQLQLMRQTGLQVNRILLEHLSDKDIYLVDFKLEFGIHNGKFLLGDEISPDTCRFWDKHTGEKLDKDRFRRDLGDVEAAYREIYRRLTGNTFQINEVQGNR; encoded by the coding sequence ATGCAGAAATTGCAAATGCTTTACGAAGGTAAAGCTAAAAGAGTATATAAAACAGATCATCCGGAATGCTTTTGGGTTGAGTTTAAGGATGATGCTACTGCCTTTAACGGGGCAAAAAAGGGTACCATCGACAATAAAGGTGTGTTGAATACACAGATTTCCGCCTATTTCTTTAATCTTTTGGCTGAAAAAGGGATTCCCAGTCATTTTGTCAGCCTGCAAGGCGACCGTGATATGATTGTTAAGGCTTTAAAAATTCTAATGGTGGAAGTTGTTGTGCGCAATATAGCTGCCGGCAGTTTGTCCAAGCGTGTGGGTTTGCCGGAAGGTACGCTGCTGGATTTCCCTATTGTTGAGTTTTATTACAAAAATGACAGTTTAAACGACCCGCTGATTAACGATGATCATGCCAGAGTTCTTAAACTTGCCACTCCTGAACAACTGCAGTTGATGCGTCAGACAGGTTTGCAGGTGAATAGAATTTTGCTGGAGCACCTGTCCGACAAGGATATCTATCTGGTAGATTTTAAGCTGGAGTTCGGTATTCATAACGGTAAGTTTTTGTTGGGTGACGAAATATCGCCGGATACCTGCCGTTTTTGGGATAAGCACACAGGCGAAAAGCTGGACAAGGATCGTTTCCGCAGGGATCTGGGCGATGTTGAAGCAGCTTACCGGGAAATTTATAGAAGATTGACCGGAAATACATTCCAGATTAACGAGGTTCAAGGTAACCGGTAA
- the purF gene encoding amidophosphoribosyltransferase, producing the protein MAGHFESDEPGRWVTHDKPKDECGVFGIYGRGLDVARLTYYGLYALQHRGQESAGIAVADGDSVFLQKGMGLVPEVFNGENLDKFKGHIAIGHVRYSTTGSSLPINAQPLVFRYAGGMMGLAHNGNLTNVSELCQQLFSNGAVFQSTTDSEVIVNMIARNYQNSMEEAVMKCMIDLKGAYSLVIITENKLMAVRDPFAIRPLCIGRLGDAWVVTSESCALATIGAELVRDMEPGEIIIIDDNGLNSLQMMRPRRKAHCIFEYIYVARPDSTMDGYNINTVRRAMGRQLAREYRVDADFVIPVPDSGTAAARGYAEESGIPFEEGLMKNRYIGRTFIQPNQSMRDLAVRLKLNPIRDILAGKRVVMVDDSLVRGTTSTKLVAMLRNCGVEEVHLCLSSPPIIRSCYYGIDTSNESELIAARKQVSDIKNIIKADGLHYLSLEGLLDIFGDNRCNFCTACFSGEYPVEIPKKAGKYELES; encoded by the coding sequence ATGGCGGGCCACTTTGAAAGTGATGAACCGGGCAGATGGGTAACTCATGATAAACCTAAGGATGAGTGCGGAGTATTTGGTATCTATGGCAGGGGTCTGGATGTAGCACGGTTGACGTATTACGGCCTTTATGCTTTGCAGCACAGAGGGCAGGAAAGCGCCGGTATTGCCGTGGCAGATGGCGACAGTGTCTTTTTGCAAAAAGGCATGGGCCTGGTTCCGGAGGTTTTTAACGGTGAGAACCTGGATAAATTTAAAGGGCATATCGCCATTGGGCATGTCAGGTACTCCACTACCGGCTCCAGCCTGCCGATTAACGCCCAGCCTCTGGTCTTTCGTTACGCCGGGGGAATGATGGGGTTGGCGCACAACGGCAATTTGACCAATGTTTCAGAACTTTGCCAGCAGCTTTTTTCTAACGGTGCGGTATTTCAATCTACGACTGACAGTGAAGTTATTGTTAATATGATAGCCAGAAATTATCAGAACAGTATGGAAGAAGCTGTTATGAAATGCATGATTGACCTTAAAGGTGCTTATTCCCTGGTAATTATTACTGAGAATAAATTGATGGCCGTACGTGATCCTTTTGCTATAAGACCGCTTTGTATTGGCCGCCTGGGTGATGCCTGGGTGGTGACTTCCGAGTCCTGCGCTCTTGCTACTATAGGTGCGGAACTGGTGCGGGATATGGAACCAGGCGAGATAATTATTATTGATGATAACGGTTTGAATTCACTGCAGATGATGCGCCCGCGCAGGAAGGCACACTGTATTTTTGAATATATTTATGTGGCCAGGCCGGACAGTACAATGGACGGTTATAATATAAACACTGTGCGCAGAGCTATGGGACGGCAGTTAGCCCGTGAATACAGGGTGGATGCAGATTTTGTCATCCCGGTACCTGACTCAGGAACTGCTGCAGCCCGTGGCTATGCCGAAGAATCAGGTATACCTTTTGAAGAGGGTCTGATGAAAAACCGCTACATTGGGCGTACCTTTATACAACCTAACCAGAGCATGAGAGATCTGGCTGTTCGTCTTAAGTTAAACCCGATTCGGGATATTTTGGCCGGCAAGCGAGTGGTTATGGTGGATGATTCGCTGGTACGCGGTACTACCAGCACTAAGTTGGTGGCTATGCTTCGCAACTGCGGGGTTGAAGAAGTCCATTTATGTCTCAGTTCCCCCCCGATTATTCGCTCCTGCTATTATGGTATCGACACCTCCAATGAGAGTGAATTGATTGCGGCCCGCAAGCAGGTCAGTGATATTAAGAACATAATTAAGGCCGACGGGCTTCATTACCTGAGTTTGGAGGGACTGTTGGACATATTCGGTGATAACCGGTGCAATTTTTGCACCGCCTGTTTTAGCGGTGAGTATCCTGTTGAGATACCGAAGAAGGCCGGAAAGTATGAGTTGGAAAGTTAA
- the purN gene encoding phosphoribosylglycinamide formyltransferase, with translation MSDFRLGVLASGRGSNLQSIMDACAARQLEAEVVLVISDQVSAYALERARAAGIPAVYINPGNYQSRQDYDAAVVEILLAHGVELVCLAGYMRLVGKVMLAAYPNKIINIHPALLPAFPGLHAQRQACEYGVKYSGCTVHIVDEGMDTGPIILQAAVPVSDGDDEDSLSARILEQEHRLYPEALRLFAEGRIVVAGRKVSIV, from the coding sequence ATGTCCGATTTTCGTTTGGGCGTACTGGCTTCGGGGCGAGGTTCTAACCTGCAGTCAATCATGGATGCCTGCGCCGCCAGGCAGCTTGAGGCGGAAGTGGTCCTGGTAATCAGCGATCAGGTTTCTGCTTATGCGCTGGAAAGAGCAAGAGCGGCAGGTATCCCGGCGGTTTATATTAACCCGGGGAATTATCAGAGCAGGCAGGATTACGATGCGGCTGTTGTGGAAATACTGCTGGCGCACGGGGTGGAGCTTGTTTGCCTGGCAGGTTATATGAGGCTGGTGGGTAAAGTAATGTTAGCTGCCTACCCCAATAAAATTATAAATATTCACCCGGCGCTTTTACCTGCTTTTCCGGGTCTTCATGCCCAGCGCCAGGCCTGCGAGTACGGTGTCAAGTACAGCGGCTGTACAGTTCACATTGTGGATGAAGGCATGGATACAGGCCCGATTATTCTGCAGGCGGCGGTTCCGGTGTCGGACGGGGATGATGAGGACAGCCTGTCGGCCAGAATTTTAGAACAGGAACACCGTCTCTACCCGGAGGCCCTGCGATTGTTTGCAGAGGGTAGGATTGTAGTGGCGGGAAGAAAAGTAAGTATAGTTTGA